Proteins encoded in a region of the Pseudomonas shahriarae genome:
- the livM gene encoding high-affinity branched-chain amino acid ABC transporter permease LivM, which translates to MSAAKSIDIKKSVVDAVLAGLISLIVFGPIVGVVLDGYSFNLEPARVGLLVAIVMAGRLVMSLFLQTPKGLKILQGFESSGSGVHVLAPDYKSRLRWIIPALIVIAIVFPFFANKYLLTVVILGLIYVLLGLGLNIVVGLAGLLDLGYVAFYAIGAYGLALGYQYLGLGFWTVLPLAAIAAALAGCILGFPVLRMHGDYLAIVTLGFGEIIRLVLNNWLSFTGGPNGMPVPSPTFLGLEFGRRAKEGGVPFHEFFGIAYNPNVKFLFIYIVLFLVVLAVLYIKHRLTRMPVGRAWEALREDEIACRSMGLNHVLVKLSAFTIGASTAGLAGVFFASYQGFVNPSSFTFFESALILAIVVLGGMGSTVGVVIAAFVLTVAPELLRSFSEYRVLLFGVLMVVMMIWRPRGLIRISRSGVTPRKGVAP; encoded by the coding sequence ATGTCTGCTGCCAAATCTATTGATATCAAGAAAAGTGTGGTTGATGCGGTCCTCGCCGGGCTGATTTCCCTGATCGTGTTCGGCCCTATCGTCGGCGTGGTCCTGGACGGCTACAGCTTCAACCTGGAGCCAGCCCGCGTGGGCTTGCTGGTCGCCATCGTCATGGCCGGGCGGCTGGTCATGAGCCTGTTCCTGCAAACGCCCAAGGGCTTGAAGATCCTCCAGGGTTTTGAAAGCTCGGGCTCCGGGGTGCATGTGCTGGCGCCGGACTACAAATCGCGGCTGCGCTGGATCATCCCGGCGCTGATCGTGATCGCCATTGTCTTTCCGTTTTTTGCCAACAAATACCTGCTGACCGTGGTGATCCTCGGGCTGATCTACGTGTTGCTGGGCCTGGGCCTGAACATCGTGGTGGGCCTGGCCGGGTTGCTCGACCTGGGTTACGTGGCGTTCTACGCCATCGGCGCCTATGGCCTGGCCCTGGGGTACCAATACCTCGGGCTGGGGTTTTGGACGGTGTTGCCGCTGGCGGCCATTGCGGCCGCGTTGGCGGGGTGCATACTCGGCTTCCCGGTGTTACGAATGCACGGTGACTACCTGGCCATCGTGACCCTGGGCTTCGGTGAAATCATCCGCCTGGTGCTCAACAACTGGCTGTCGTTTACCGGCGGGCCGAACGGTATGCCGGTGCCATCGCCGACCTTCCTCGGCCTGGAGTTCGGCCGGCGCGCCAAGGAAGGCGGGGTGCCGTTCCATGAGTTCTTTGGCATCGCCTACAACCCCAACGTGAAATTTCTGTTCATTTACATCGTGCTGTTCCTGGTGGTGCTGGCCGTGCTGTACATCAAGCACCGCCTGACCCGCATGCCAGTGGGTCGCGCCTGGGAAGCCCTGCGTGAAGATGAGATCGCTTGCCGCTCCATGGGCCTGAACCATGTGCTGGTCAAACTCTCGGCCTTCACCATCGGCGCCTCCACGGCCGGTCTGGCCGGGGTGTTCTTTGCCAGCTACCAGGGCTTCGTCAACCCGTCTTCGTTCACCTTCTTCGAGTCGGCATTGATCCTCGCCATCGTGGTACTGGGCGGCATGGGCTCGACGGTGGGCGTGGTGATTGCCGCGTTCGTGCTGACCGTGGCGCCTGAACTGCTGCGTAGCTTCTCCGAGTACCGTGTGCTGCTGTTTGGCGTGTTGATGGTGGTGATGATGATCTGGCGACCGCGTGGCCTGATCCGGATCAGCCGTAGCGGCGTGACACCACGCAAGGGGGTAGCGCCATGA
- a CDS encoding ABC transporter ATP-binding protein yields the protein MSKEVVLNVEHLMMHFGGIKALSDVSLKVERNSIFSLIGPNGAGKTTVFNCLTGFYTASGGKIELNIRGKQTNVIQLLGERFKPTDFVSPKSFFSRVYYKMFGGTHLVNRAGLARTFQNIRLFKEMSVVENLLVAQHMWVNRNMLAGILNTKGYRKAESDALDHAFYWLEVVDLVDCANRLAGELSYGQQRRLEIARAMCTRPQIICLDEPAAGLNPQETEALSAMIRLLRDEHDLTVVLIEHDMGMVMSISDHIVVLDHGNVIAEGGPEAIRNDPKVIAAYLGADEEELV from the coding sequence ATGAGCAAGGAAGTGGTCCTCAACGTGGAACACCTGATGATGCACTTCGGTGGCATCAAGGCCTTGAGCGATGTGAGCCTCAAGGTCGAACGCAACTCGATCTTCTCCCTGATCGGCCCCAACGGCGCTGGCAAGACCACGGTGTTCAACTGCCTGACCGGCTTCTATACGGCCAGCGGCGGCAAGATCGAACTCAATATCCGTGGCAAGCAGACCAACGTGATCCAGTTGCTCGGCGAACGCTTCAAGCCCACCGACTTCGTGTCGCCCAAGAGTTTTTTCAGCCGGGTGTACTACAAGATGTTCGGCGGCACCCACCTGGTGAACCGTGCCGGCCTGGCGCGTACGTTCCAGAACATTCGCCTGTTCAAGGAAATGTCGGTGGTGGAAAACCTGCTGGTGGCCCAGCACATGTGGGTCAACCGCAACATGCTGGCGGGCATTCTCAACACCAAGGGCTACCGCAAGGCAGAAAGCGATGCACTGGACCACGCCTTCTACTGGCTGGAAGTGGTGGACCTGGTGGACTGTGCCAACCGCCTGGCCGGCGAGCTTTCCTACGGCCAGCAGCGCCGCCTGGAAATCGCCCGTGCCATGTGCACCCGGCCGCAGATCATCTGCCTGGACGAACCGGCAGCGGGCCTCAACCCCCAGGAAACCGAAGCCCTCAGCGCGATGATTCGCCTGCTGCGCGACGAACACGACCTCACAGTGGTGCTGATTGAACACGACATGGGCATGGTGATGAGTATTTCCGACCACATCGTGGTGCTGGACCACGGCAACGTCATCGCCGAGGGCGGGCCGGAAGCGATCCGTAACGACCCGAAAGTGATTGCGGCCTACCTGGGCGCCGATGAAGAGGAGTTGGTATGA
- a CDS encoding ABC transporter ATP-binding protein, producing the protein MSTPILEMKDLDVFYGPIQALKKVSLHIDEGETVSLIGSNGAGKSTLLMSIFGQPRAESGQILYQGVDITHKSSHYIASNGIAQSPEGRRVFPDMTVEENLLMGTIPIGDKHASEDMQRMFELFPRLKERRNQRAMTMSGGEQQMLAIARALMSRPKLLLLDEPSLGLAPIVVKQIFATLRELAATGMTIFLVEQNANHALRLSDRAYVMVNGEIRLTGTGKELLVNEEVRNAYLGGH; encoded by the coding sequence ATGAGTACGCCTATCCTCGAAATGAAGGACCTGGACGTGTTTTACGGCCCGATCCAGGCCCTGAAAAAAGTCTCGCTGCACATCGACGAAGGTGAAACGGTGAGCCTGATCGGCTCCAACGGCGCGGGCAAGTCCACGCTGCTGATGTCGATCTTCGGCCAGCCGCGCGCCGAGTCCGGGCAGATCCTCTACCAGGGCGTGGACATCACCCACAAGTCGTCCCACTACATCGCCTCCAACGGCATCGCCCAGTCCCCGGAAGGGCGGCGTGTGTTCCCGGACATGACCGTCGAGGAAAACCTGCTGATGGGCACCATCCCCATTGGCGACAAGCACGCCAGCGAAGATATGCAGCGCATGTTCGAGCTGTTTCCACGGCTCAAGGAGCGGCGTAACCAGCGGGCGATGACCATGTCCGGTGGCGAACAGCAAATGCTCGCCATTGCCCGGGCATTGATGAGCCGGCCGAAGCTGTTGCTGCTCGATGAGCCGAGCCTGGGGCTGGCGCCGATTGTGGTGAAGCAGATCTTCGCCACCTTGCGCGAGCTGGCCGCCACGGGGATGACCATCTTCCTGGTGGAGCAGAACGCCAACCATGCGTTGCGCCTGTCTGACCGGGCGTATGTGATGGTCAACGGCGAAATCCGTTTGACCGGCACCGGCAAGGAGTTGCTGGTGAACGAGGAAGTGCGCAACGCCTACCTCGGCGGGCACTAA
- a CDS encoding SDR family oxidoreductase gives MSNTLFITGATSGFGEACARRFAEAGWKLVLTGRRAERLNALVEELSKQTEVHGLVVDVRDRKGMEEAIANLPPSFSKLRGLINNAGLAVGTDPAPKCSLDDWETMVDTNIKGLLTTTSLLLPRLIAHGRGAGIINLGSIAGNYPYPGSHVYGGSKAFVKQFSLNLRCDLQGTGVRVTNIEPGLCESEFSLVRFGGDQARYDATYAGAEPIQPQDIADTIFWVMNTPAHVNINRLELMPVSQTWAGFAIERGAK, from the coding sequence ATGTCCAACACGCTGTTTATTACTGGCGCAACTTCAGGTTTCGGCGAAGCCTGTGCCCGTCGCTTTGCCGAGGCTGGCTGGAAACTGGTGCTCACCGGTCGGCGCGCCGAGCGCTTGAATGCCCTGGTCGAAGAGCTTTCCAAGCAGACCGAGGTGCATGGCCTGGTGGTGGACGTGCGTGATCGCAAGGGCATGGAGGAGGCAATTGCCAACCTGCCGCCATCGTTCAGCAAACTGCGTGGGCTGATCAACAATGCCGGCCTGGCCGTGGGCACCGACCCGGCGCCCAAGTGCAGCCTCGACGATTGGGAAACCATGGTCGACACCAACATCAAGGGCCTGCTGACCACTACCAGCCTGCTGCTGCCGCGCCTGATCGCCCATGGTCGTGGCGCCGGGATCATCAACCTGGGCTCCATCGCCGGTAACTACCCGTACCCGGGCAGCCACGTGTATGGCGGCTCCAAGGCGTTCGTCAAACAGTTCTCCCTGAACCTGCGCTGCGACCTGCAAGGCACCGGCGTACGCGTGACCAACATCGAGCCGGGCCTGTGCGAGAGCGAGTTCTCCCTGGTGCGCTTCGGCGGTGACCAGGCGCGTTACGACGCCACCTATGCGGGCGCCGAGCCGATCCAGCCGCAAGATATTGCCGACACCATCTTCTGGGTGATGAACACCCCGGCGCATGTGAACATCAACCGCCTGGAGCTGATGCCGGTCAGCCAGACCTGGGCTGGGTTTGCGATTGAGCGTGGGGCTAAATAA
- a CDS encoding cation diffusion facilitator family transporter → MSNRGEQALLKQSTILMFAVAIAGIVTGVISGAQSILFDGFFSLIATFIKVLMLITAKLIAKKSNDRFQFGYWHLEPMVLLIEGSFLLLIAIYAFLNGVFGIINGGREIELGLVIIYAAVFTVVEFAYFFYVRHRNRKLQSSLIQFDNISWLVDAMLSVGLLVSFLAALLLKSQGYGEWAVYVDPLILILLALSMLAPALKILRPALRDVLGIAPDQLDDKVREVMDAAQARHGFEDYVSYVQKHGRARFIEIHVVLPADYPVDKVATLDGLREEISTGLGAPDKARWLTISFTGDRKWIA, encoded by the coding sequence GTGAGTAACCGAGGTGAGCAGGCACTGCTCAAACAATCGACCATCCTGATGTTCGCCGTGGCGATCGCCGGGATTGTCACGGGTGTGATATCAGGCGCCCAATCCATTTTATTCGATGGCTTTTTCTCGCTGATCGCGACCTTTATCAAGGTGCTGATGCTGATCACGGCCAAGCTGATCGCCAAGAAAAGCAATGACCGCTTCCAGTTCGGCTACTGGCACCTGGAACCCATGGTGCTGCTGATCGAGGGCAGTTTCCTGCTGTTGATCGCCATCTACGCGTTTCTCAACGGGGTGTTCGGCATTATCAATGGCGGGCGCGAGATCGAGTTGGGGCTGGTGATCATCTACGCCGCGGTGTTTACCGTGGTCGAGTTCGCCTACTTCTTCTATGTGCGCCACCGCAACCGCAAGCTGCAGTCGTCGCTGATCCAGTTCGACAATATCAGTTGGCTGGTGGACGCGATGCTCTCCGTGGGCCTGCTGGTGAGCTTCCTGGCCGCGTTGTTGCTCAAGTCCCAGGGCTACGGCGAGTGGGCGGTGTATGTCGACCCCTTGATCCTGATCCTGCTGGCCCTGAGCATGCTGGCGCCGGCCTTGAAGATCCTGCGCCCGGCCTTGCGCGACGTGCTGGGGATTGCCCCGGACCAGTTGGACGACAAGGTGCGGGAAGTGATGGATGCGGCTCAGGCCCGGCATGGTTTCGAGGATTACGTGTCCTACGTGCAGAAACACGGGCGGGCGCGGTTTATCGAGATCCATGTGGTGTTGCCGGCCGATTACCCGGTGGATAAGGTTGCGACGCTCGACGGGCTACGTGAAGAGATATCCACAGGGCTGGGCGCGCCGGACAAGGCGCGGTGGCTGACGATCAGTTTTACTGGGGATCGCAAGTGGATTGCGTGA
- a CDS encoding AGE family epimerase/isomerase: MPIAPSSAHKPQLNAVLTHFNDLIVPLWQGPGWNAELALPYEALDADHRPLPPQRYRAMACARQLYVFASLIGEPGKAFAQERAAALFRSLQRHFHDAEHGGWFYSIDPHGNPLDQRKDLYTHAFIIFACAHYWAKVREPLVESVLNAALEVVAERFATGDGLYEAVLERNWSSLKSGPLQNPLMHLAEGFLATLAVREDAAVQQALLALATAMQQRFIERQHGVMMEKPLGAVDNWFEPGHQFEWFFLLESSPLLRGTALHASLSRAFAYAEQTGVDNLTGAVSGMLALDGSVRDATQRIWAQAEYLRALTLRPGSAAVLERQLLALQQHFLHARGWNECLDAKGEVSRRDMPSTTPYHLATCYQGLSEFLG; the protein is encoded by the coding sequence ATGCCCATCGCTCCAAGCTCCGCCCACAAGCCTCAATTGAACGCCGTGCTCACGCACTTCAACGACCTGATCGTGCCGCTCTGGCAGGGTCCGGGCTGGAATGCCGAGCTGGCGTTGCCCTATGAGGCGCTGGACGCCGACCATCGCCCCTTGCCCCCGCAACGCTACCGCGCCATGGCCTGTGCCCGGCAGTTGTATGTGTTTGCCAGCCTGATCGGCGAGCCAGGCAAAGCGTTTGCGCAAGAGCGCGCTGCGGCGTTGTTTCGCTCGCTGCAACGGCACTTCCATGACGCCGAGCACGGCGGCTGGTTCTACAGCATCGACCCCCACGGCAATCCGCTGGACCAGCGCAAAGACCTCTACACCCACGCGTTTATCATCTTCGCCTGCGCCCATTACTGGGCCAAGGTCCGCGAGCCGTTGGTGGAGTCGGTGCTCAATGCCGCCCTGGAAGTAGTCGCCGAGCGCTTTGCCACGGGCGACGGCCTGTATGAGGCGGTCCTGGAGCGTAACTGGTCGTCCCTCAAGTCCGGCCCGCTACAGAACCCGCTGATGCACCTGGCTGAAGGCTTCCTCGCCACCCTCGCGGTGCGTGAAGACGCGGCGGTGCAACAGGCCCTGCTGGCACTGGCGACGGCCATGCAGCAGCGCTTTATCGAGCGCCAGCATGGCGTGATGATGGAAAAACCCCTGGGCGCTGTGGATAACTGGTTCGAGCCGGGGCATCAGTTTGAATGGTTCTTCCTGCTGGAGTCCTCGCCCCTGCTGCGCGGCACTGCGCTGCATGCCTCGTTGAGCCGGGCATTTGCCTATGCCGAGCAAACCGGTGTGGATAACCTCACTGGCGCCGTCAGCGGCATGTTGGCGCTGGACGGCAGCGTGCGTGACGCCACCCAGCGCATCTGGGCCCAGGCCGAGTACCTGCGGGCACTGACCTTGCGCCCGGGCAGCGCGGCGGTGCTGGAGCGCCAGTTGCTGGCGTTGCAGCAGCATTTCCTGCATGCCAGGGGCTGGAATGAGTGCCTGGATGCCAAGGGTGAGGTGAGCCGGCGGGATATGCCGTCGACTACGCCTTACCATTTGGCTACCTGCTATCAGGGGTTGAGCGAGTTTCTCGGCTGA